From the Acidobacteriota bacterium genome, the window TGCGTACGAGTTGGGCAAACGGGCCCCACAATGGCCAACCCTGCTGCGCCTGCTCGACGCCATGGGCGCCGATCTGCTCGACCTGAGCGTGCGCATGGGAGAGCCGGGTCGGTTGGAGTCGACCCACGAGGCGCTGCGTCGACTCCTCGGCAACGGGGTCTTCGAGCAGCCCGCGGAGGGCGAGCCGGCAGCGACGACGGAGCATCCGCTAGACTTCTTAGTTGATGCAGTCATCGATCGACTGACGGAACGCACCGCCCTACGGCGCCTGGTCAAGGCCGAGGCCGTGAAGAGCCCGGTGGTGGAGAGGGAAGAGCGTTGAGCGAGCAGGTTTTCAATCGACTGGACAGCGAAGAGCTCGCCGCCCACGAGCAGGCGGCGCGCCTCGCCGGCCTCGAGGGCGAGGCGAGAGTGGATGCCGCCCGCACGCAGGCCGGCTGCCAACGGCGTTCCTTCGTCCAGCTCGCGATGAGCTTTTGCCGCCAGGGCGACGAGCCCCTGCTGTGGGGCCGAGTCGCCATCGCCGCCGCCGAAGCCAGCCCGCCACCCTCGGGCCCGGAGCTCCTACCGCTCGCCTGGGCGACGCTCGGCAACGCGCACCGCATCGCCGGCGACCTGCGAGCCGCCGGACGCTGCTTCTTCATCGCCCGGGATTTGCTCGAGGACGTGGCGGATCCGCTGGACCTGGCGCGGATTTACTCGCTCGAGGCGTCATGGGTTCGCGAAACCCGCGACTTTGGATCCGCGATATCGCTGGTTGAGAAAGCGATGAAGGCAGTCGAAGGTGTCGCGAACGAGAAATTTCTCGCTCGGCTCGAGGTTCAGGCTGGTCTGGTCATGGTGGACCTGGGAGATCACGGCTCAGCGACTGAGTCGCTTGCCGCGGGCCTTCTCAAGCTTGATCACCAAGGAAGCCCGAGCCTTCGGTTGATCGCTGCACACAATCTTGCATTCTGCGCCTTTAAGCAAGGTCGCTTCGACGCCGCAATGCGTTTGGTTCATTCATTGCGTCGAGACTACTGCGACTATGGAAATCCGAAGCTTCTACTGCTTCGAGACTGGCTTGTGGCGCGTATTACGGCTGGTAGAGGCCATCTAGAAGAGGCAGCGACTCTTCTGCGCTCAATCTGCAGTGAATGCCAAGAGCAAGGATTCCCGTACCTCGCAGGACTCATAGAACTCGACCGAGCCGGAGTACTAATCGACCTTAGCCAGCTTGATCGAGCTCTTGAGTCCGCCGCGACTGCGAGCTATGTCTTAGATGCAGCAGGGGCCTCGCAGAAGGCTCTCGCAGCGATCATCTTGCTTCAGAAGGGAATCATCAAGAAATCGGCACCCGAGCGACTCAAGGAGCTCGTGATCATTGCAAAGCGACATCTGGAGTCCTAGCCGTTGGGATCAGCCCCCGGATTCGTCTCATTGTCCCCACTGCCATTCGCCGAAGCCGTGTCTCCCCCTATCCCCAAGAGCTCGAGGATCCATTCCCACATAGAACGCCTCCTTTAGCCGTGGGCACGGCAGCGGCCTCCATGGCCCGCCGGGCCACAGTCCGTTCAATTCTCTCACCTCGCCTCTGCTCGGCGAAGGGGCCAGGGAATCTACGCACGTAATTACGCGAAGTCGGACCGAGAGGCCGGGCTCGGAATACCATTCGCCCAGGCCGCCTTGAAGGA encodes:
- a CDS encoding helix-turn-helix transcriptional regulator; translated protein: MRHTADPLGIALRSLREQAGLQQGELGLKAAVTQSNVSAYELGKRAPQWPTLLRLLDAMGADLLDLSVRMGEPGRLESTHEALRRLLGNGVFEQPAEGEPAATTEHPLDFLVDAVIDRLTERTALRRLVKAEAVKSPVVEREER